The sequence GTCTGATCCTGTACGAACTGCTGACCGGCATGGTGCCCTTCGAGATCCGCGACGCCGCCGAAGCGCTCGAAAAGCACCAGCACGTCGCGCCCCGCCAGCCCAGCCGGCTGCGGCCCGACCTGCCTGAAACGCTGGAAGAGGTGCTGCTCACCTGCCTTGCCAAAGACCCGGACGACCGCTACGCCGACGCCGCGGCTCTTGAAGCGGCGCTGCAGGAAATCCTCAACGGCCTGATGCCCGGCGGTCCAGAACCCACTGTGCGCCTCAGCGCCCTGCCGGTCCTGCCGCCCGCCCCACCTCTGGACAGCGTGCCGGCCAGCACGCAGACGCAGCTGCTGGTGTTCAGCGAACGGCACGAGCTGCTGCGCACCCTGCCTGTCAGCGGCGAGACCCTGACCGTAGGGCGCGGGCACGACAACACGGTGGTCCTTGAGCACTCGGGCGTGAGCCGTCACCACCTCAACGTGAGCTTCACCGCCGGGCAGGCGGCCGTGACGGAACTCACCGCCACGAACGGCGCCGTCATGGACGGCCTGCCCCTGACGCCCATGACGCCGCTGCGCTGGCCGGACCGCACGCCCCTGTACCTGCGGCCCTACTGGCTGGTGCTGGTCGGCCCGCAGCGCGCCCCTGCCCACGCCCGCATCGTGGTCACCCCGGAACGCCCCGCGCTCACGCTGGTCCCCGGCACGCCCACGCTGCTGCACCTGAACCTCGCCAACACCGGCGTCACCGTCGATCATTTCCGCCTGACCCTGGACGGCATTCCGCCCGAGTGGGTGCAGGACGCCCACCAGGAAGTGCAGCTGAACCCCGGCATGCAGGGTCACGCCACACTGACCCTGCTGGCTCCGCGCGACAGCCGCAGCCGCGCCGGCACGTACGACGTGACCGTCATCGCCCGCTCCCGCGAGAACCCCGCCGAGACCGGCAGCGCGCCCCTGGCCCTCACGGTCGCTCCCTTTCAGGAGACGGTCGCCACCCTGCTGCCGCCCGTGCGCCGCACCTGGCGGCACACCACCTACACCCTGAAACTTGAGAACCGCGGCAACACCGACCTGACGGTCAGTCCGCGCCTTCACGACAACGAAGGGGCCGTGCATGTCCTGCCCCGCTGGCAGGACTTCGTGCAGGTCCCGCAGAACGGCACCGTGACGGCCCGGGGGATCAACCCCGAGGTGCTGGCCCGCGAGGCCGCCCGGCAGGCCGCCCAGGAAGCCCGTCACGCCGCCGTGGCCGGAGCCCGCCGGGCGCTGATGGGTCAGGGCCGCATCCGCGTGACCGACGTGCCTGCCCGCGTGCCCCTGACCGCCGGCCAGACCCGCGAGGAAACCATGAAGGTCCGCGTGCCGCTGCGCTGGGTGGGGGCCGCCAGCCAGCACCGCCTGCACCTGAACGTCTTCCCGGTGGCGGCAGACGACGAGGTCGCCGACCGCCCGGTGACCAGCGCCGAAGCGGAACTGCACCACGTGCCCCTCATTCCGCTGTGGCTGCTGCCGCTCCTGATTCTGCTGATTGGCGTGCTGATCTGGTGGCTGACCCGCCCGCCGCAGATCACGCAGTTCGACCTCAGTGGCAGCGACACGGTGGTCGCGCCAGGCCAGCCGTTCACCCTCCGCTGGGACACCCAGAATGTCCGGAACGTCAGCATCCTGGAACTTGGTGATCAGGGCCAGCGCCTGGGCGCCGACGGAACGCTGAAAATCAGCGGCATCCAGAAGGATCAGAAATACACCCTGGTCGCCCGCTCCCTGATCGGGCGCCGCGTCGAGCGTGCGCAGGTCGTGCAGGCCCGCTTTGAGCGGCCGGTGATCGAACTGTTCGACGTGACACCACCCCGCGTGTCGGGTAACCAGCCTGTGACCGTCACGTGGCGGGTCCGCAACGCCCCACAGGTCAGCATCAGTGAGCTGGGCAAGGTGCCCGCCAGTGGCAAGAGCACCTTCGTGCCGGCCAAGGACACCACCCTGATCCTCACCGCGCAGAATGGATCGGAACGTGAAACCGACACCCGCAGCGTCAGTGTCCTGGGACCGGAAGTCAAGGAATTCAAGTTCACGCCCGCCCAGGTCAAGAAAGGGGAGAGCTCGGTGCTGTCGTGGAACGTCACCAACGCCACCGAAGTGACGATTGACGGTCTGGGCACCGTGGAGCCCCGCGGTCAGAAGACACTGACGCCCCGCGACGAGGCCAGCGCCACGTACGTGATCACCGCCACCGGAGCGGGCGGCATCACCAAAAGCGCCAACGTGCGCCTTGACCTCGTCACCCCCAAGCCGCAGTTCACTCAGTTTGAAATCAGCCCGAACCCGGTGCGCAGCGACCAGAAATTCAAGATCATCTGGAAGACCCGCGACGCCAGCAGCGTAAACGTCCAGTACGGCCAGGGCGCTGAGGACAGCGCGCCGCAGGGGGAGACCATCAAGGACGCTCCGCCGGCCAGCACCAGCATCACGCTCACGGCGCGCAACGACGCCGGCGACCAGGTGCCGGTCAGCAAGCAGCTGACTGTCATTCCCGTGGACCGGGCCGCCGAGGAGGCCGCCGCCGCCGCGCAGGCCAAAGCGGCCGCCGAGAAGGAAGCGCAGGCCAAGGAGCAGGCCGACGTGAAGAAAATCACCTTCACGGCGACCCCTGAACAGATCACCGGCCAGGGCGACGTCACCTTGAACTGGCAGGCCGAAGGCTTCCAGAACGTTACCATTCTGCCCCTCACCGGCCCGATGCCGAACGGCCGGTTCGACCCCACCGGCACCAGGGTGATCGAAAAGGTGAACACCACCCGCACGTACACGCTGGTGCTGTACCTGCGCAACGGCAAGCAGCTGCGCCTGCCGCGCACCGTGAAGGTCACGCCGCTGCCGGTCGCCATCAACGCGTTCACGGTCAGCTCGGCGCAGCTCAGCGCGCCTGGACCCGTCACGCTCAGCTGGGACGTCGCCAACACGCCCGCCGTGCGCCTCGCCGGACTGCCCGGCCCGCTGCCCGGCGGCAAATGGCCCCCCAAGGGCAACACCACGCTCACCGTCAACGCCACGCGCACGTTTACCCTCACGGCCGGCGCGGCCGAGCAGCGGCAGACGGTTCAGGTGCGGCTCCCCATTCCCTCCATCCAGGCGTTCACCGTGACCCCCACCCAGATCACCGGCAGCGGCGTCGCCGTCCTCGCCTGGAACGTGCAGAAGACGCCCAGCGTCCGCATCGACGGGGTCAAGGGCCCCAACCGTGACGGCAGCTGGCCCGCCCAGGGCCGCACGACCGTACCCGTGAATGCCACGCGGACCTTTACCCTCCGCGCCGGAACAGTCACCGGGACGCAGACGATCACGGTTCGCGCCGCGCCGCGCGCGAAGATCAACAGCTTCACCGCCTCGGCCCTCACCCTCAGCGCCCCTGGGCAGGTCACCTTCACCTGGGACGTCGCCAACGCCAGCGCCGCGCGCCTCAGCGGTCCCGCCGGCCAGATCGACGGCAGCCGCAGCGGCGGCCTGTGGGGCGCCCGCGACAGCACCCGCGTGCTGGTCAGCCGCAGCGGCACCTACACCCTGAGTGCCGGCGGCGAGCAGCGCACCCAGACGATCACCGTGAAAGCCGCGGCGGCCCAGACGCAGTCGGTAACCCCTACGCCGCCCCCGGTGCCCAACACCCCCCCCAATGACGTGAGTGGCAAAGGCCCCATCGTGACGCGCTTCAACGCCTCCGCCCGCACCATTCAGGCCGGGCAGAGCGTGACGTTCAACTGGTACGCCGTGAACACCAGCACCGTCCGCATCGACGGCATCGACGGACCCCTGCCGCCCAACGGCAAGATCACCATCACCCCCACCGTCACGCACACCTACACCCTCACTGCCGACGACAAACCGTACAAGACGCCCATCACCGTCACCGTCACCGGCGACCACCAGCCCGACGCCTACACCGACCTCGCCGGCACCTGGATCCACCCGTTCGGCACCGTGAGCATCCAGAACGTCGACGGACGCGCCGCCACCGGAACCTTCACAAGCACCCGGCCCGGCGTCCCCACCGTGCCCGTTGCGCTGATCTTCAACGGCGAGACCCTCAGCGCCACCTCACCGAAAGTGCCGGAATTCAGCTTCGTGGCGTCCATCCGCAGCGGCCGCAAGACCATGCTCGGCACCTACACCCTCAAAGGTGAACAGGAACGCTGGTGCATGTACCGTCCTGGAACGCCCCGCCCCGCCGAATGCCGCTGACGCCCCAGGCGCACCCGGCTTCGCACGCCGTATCGTCACCCCGTTTCGCTCCCCTCAGGAGGACGCCATGATCGCCAACGAGCGCAGCAGCACCGGAGGACAATTCATCAAAGCCCAGATCGTCCCGGTCGACGGCGGCAGCCGCAGCCCGATCGAATGCATGTTCAACCCGCGTGAGTACGCCATCAGCCGCAGCGTGAACTGGAAAACTGAAAGCAACGACAACAACGACACCGGCAACAAGGTGTACCTTGGCGGCTCCCCCGCCCGGCTGACCCTGGAGCTGTTTTTCGACACGTACGCCCGCCGCGCGTCCGCCGGCGTCGTCGAGGATGTCCGCAAGTACACCGCGCCCCTGTGGGCCCTGAGTGAATTGCAGACCGGAGACGGCGCCGGCGGGCAGGGCAGCCAGATCAAGAAGGGCAAGCCGTCCAGTGTGCTGTTCCAGTGGGGTCAGACCTGGCACTTCAAGGCCGTGATCACCGACCTGGAACAGCAGTTCACGCTGTTCATGCCCGACGGCACCCCCGTGCGCTCCACCGTGAAAACCACCTTCGAGCAGGCTGACACCGCCACGTCCTTTGAAGGCAGCGCCGGCCTGGGCCACACGTATCACGTCAGCCAGGGCATCCGCGACGCTGCCGGCCGCGCCGGCTTCGTCGGCGACCTGCGCCGCACCCCCTTCGGGAGGGGCCAGGGGTGACCCGCGTGAAACGCGAGGCGCTTGAAGGCGCCGTCAGCACCCTGTACATGAACGTCGACGGGCGGGACATGAACCCCGAGCAGTTCCGCCTGATCGATGAGATCACCGTGGACAGCAGCCTGCAGCTGCCGGACGTGGCCACCATCACCCTGCGTGACCCGGGCGGCTCGCTGATCGACGACCCCAGCTACCGGCTCGGCGCGCGCCTTAAGGTGATTGCCCAGGTGCACGGCAACCAGGAAACCGTGTTCGACGGAGAACTCGTCGAAATTGAACCGCGCTTCACGCGCGCCACGCAGCAGCTGCGGCTGCGTGCCTTCGACCGCCTGCACCGCCTGGCGCGCGGCACGAACACCCGGTCCTTTCAGAACGTCAGTGACATGGACCTCGTCAAAAAACTGGCCGGAGAGGCGGGAATGACCGCCAGGACGGGACCGGCCAGCGTCGTGCACCCCTACGTCCTGCAGCACAACCAGACGAATCTCGCCTTCCTGCGCGAACGCGCGGCCCGGCTCGGGTACATCCTGTATGCCGACGGCACCACCCTGCACTGCGAACCCGTTCGTGGTCAGGATCCCATCGTGCTCACCTGGGGCGACAACCTCAGTGAATTCCTGCCCCGCCTGAGCAGCCTGAACCAGACCAGTCAGAGCACCGTCCGGTCGTGGGACCCCCGCCAGAAACGCAGCGTGGTCGCCCAGGCGCAGAGCGGCGAAGGCAAAGCGCAGATCAGTGAGGAGACCCGCAGCGAGAATGTCGCGCAGGGCGCCTTCCGCATGAGCGCCCCTGCCACCAGCAGCACCCTGATCGTGCGCGACCAGGGGTACGCCGACGCGATCGCCCAGGCCCAGCGCAACCGGGTGGCCGAACAGCTGATTGAAGCGCGCGGCACCACCGCCGGCTACCCCCGCCTGACCGCCGGCACCACCCTCGACGTCCGCAACGTCGGGCAGCGCTTCAGCGGCCAGTACGTCGCCAGCAGCGTCCGCCACGTGTACCGCAACGGTGAAGGCTACAGCACCGAGTTCGCCGTCAGTGGCAGCCAGCCCGACTCGCTCGCGAGCCTGATCCGCGCCAGCAGCGGGTCCGGCCACGCGGGCGCCACCCCCGCGGCGGGTCTGATGATCGGCATCGTCACCAACAATGACGATCCGGACAACCTCGGCCGCGTGAAACTCAAGCTGCCGGCCCTCACCGAAGAGGACGAAACCGACTGGGCCCGCGTGGTCGGGACGGCCAACGGCGCGAACCGCGGCACCCATCACACTCCCGAAGTGAACGACGAGGTGCTCGTCGGTTTCGAACACGGTGACATTCACCATCCCTACGTGATTGGGGGCCTCTGGAACGGCACGGACAGCCCACCGCGGCCCACCGGGAAGGTCATCAAGAACGGCACCGTCATCCAGCGCGTCTACCGCACCCGACTCGGACACGAACTCACGTACGACGACCCCCTTGACCCCGACCCGCCGCGAATCACCCTCCAGAGCAGCAAAAAACACGCCCTGGAACTGAACGACGACAAGAAGAAGCCCTTCACGGAACTTCGCACTGCGGCGGGGCACCGCCTGACCCTGATGGATGACCCGAAAGCGCCGTTCGTCATTCTCCGTGACAAGAACGGCAACGAGGTGAAGCTCGATACCCGCAGCAACACCCTGACCATCACCAGCACCGGCCGCCTTGAACTCAAGGCCCGCAGCGGCATCCGCATCGATGGCGGCGGCGGGAACGTTGACGTCAAAGGCGTCATGATCAACCTCAACTGATCTCCTGCGGCCTTCCGGTTCCCGCTGCAGCACCCACCGCTTCATCCCAACTTTCAGGTCCGGACGCGCCGTGCGCTCCCGCCGGCCAGACGAGGTAAAGAATGTCATCGCCTTCAGCGCCCCTGCCGCGAACGCTCCCGGTCACCGTGCGTGGCCGCCGGGACGACGAAACATGCCAGTTCACGCCACCTCACCGCCAGACCGGCCAGGCGGCCCGGCCCGGCCTGAGCGGCACGCCCATGATGGACGTCCCCGTGTCCCCCCGCAGACTGACCAACGGGCTGGTGAGCTGAATGCCAGCTGTGCCGGTGCCGGAGCTGGTTACGGACAGTCAGGCGCTGCGGGCGGCGTGCGACCAGCTGAGCGCGCAGGTGCTGGACGTGGCCCTGAGTGAGCAGGCGGAGCCAGACGTCCGGTATGTGGTGCCGCTTCCGGAAGAGGTGAAAGGCACGCGCCTGGGCGGGTTGCAGGCGCGCCTGGCCCTCAGTGAGTTTGAGGCGGGGGTGGTGGCGCTGGCGCTGGCCACCGAACTGTTTCCGGACCGCATGCTGTCGGCGTGCGCCGCGGCGTTGCAGGTGGACGGGATGTACTCCGCGTTCCTGACTCCGTCCCTCGCGCGGCGCTGGCTGCTGGGGGATGAGTGGACGGAAGCTGGTGCGTTCCAGCCGGACCGGCCGCTGGTGGCATGCCACCTGCTCGAATTCGGGACGAGTGCGAACGCCAGTGTCCTGGAGGCGCTGGTGCCGGTCCGCCTGAGTGCAGGGGCCCTGGCCTTTCTGCGCGGGGAGGACACGGTCGCGCCGGAGGTTCGGACTGTCCTGGGTGACCTGCCACAGGGAGGCGTGCTGAGCCCGTCCCAGGACGCGACGCTGCGGACGCTGCGCCGGCACCTGGACCGCGGCGGGAACGAGCGGGCCGCGCTGCTGTACGGCCCCAATCCCGGGGGTGCGCAGTCGCTGGCCGCGCACCTGCTGGCGCCCACAGGTCAGGCGGCGCTGCTGGACGTGGGCTTGTTGGGAACGCGCCCACCAGAGGAGCAGGACGTGGCGCTGCGGGTCCTGAAGCGGGAAACGCACCTGCGGGGCATTCGCCTGGTCGTGGATGCCACCGCCCCCGCCCCTGAGGGGCCGGGGCCGGAAGTGCTGGTCGACCGCGTGCTGACGGTGGCGGCCGGTCCGGTGGTGGTGATCGCGCCGGACCCGCTGCCCCTCACGGCGGACCGCGCGGTCCTGAGCGTGGAAGTGCAGCCTCCCACGCCAGCTGAGCAGCGCGAGCGGTGGATGCAGGCCCTGAACCTGACGTCGCAGGCGCCCCTGCTCC is a genomic window of Deinococcus taeanensis containing:
- a CDS encoding FHA domain-containing serine/threonine-protein kinase, encoding MTDTRTFHHYQLSRPLGGGWLGTVYTATDLDEGREVALRVLDEASSGQSFLIMQLERLLLRVSTLSHPHLLPTGELQLRAGRAFYSMQLGRAGSARQILQSQSREAQPLPIVTAVELVRQAAAGLAHAHAHGLMHGNLKPENLILQPGRALLGHTGYVTQLADFGLAELRAGSYGTHDRAVVNALAYMSPEQCRGVRNELRTDLYALGLILYELLTGMVPFEIRDAAEALEKHQHVAPRQPSRLRPDLPETLEEVLLTCLAKDPDDRYADAAALEAALQEILNGLMPGGPEPTVRLSALPVLPPAPPLDSVPASTQTQLLVFSERHELLRTLPVSGETLTVGRGHDNTVVLEHSGVSRHHLNVSFTAGQAAVTELTATNGAVMDGLPLTPMTPLRWPDRTPLYLRPYWLVLVGPQRAPAHARIVVTPERPALTLVPGTPTLLHLNLANTGVTVDHFRLTLDGIPPEWVQDAHQEVQLNPGMQGHATLTLLAPRDSRSRAGTYDVTVIARSRENPAETGSAPLALTVAPFQETVATLLPPVRRTWRHTTYTLKLENRGNTDLTVSPRLHDNEGAVHVLPRWQDFVQVPQNGTVTARGINPEVLAREAARQAAQEARHAAVAGARRALMGQGRIRVTDVPARVPLTAGQTREETMKVRVPLRWVGAASQHRLHLNVFPVAADDEVADRPVTSAEAELHHVPLIPLWLLPLLILLIGVLIWWLTRPPQITQFDLSGSDTVVAPGQPFTLRWDTQNVRNVSILELGDQGQRLGADGTLKISGIQKDQKYTLVARSLIGRRVERAQVVQARFERPVIELFDVTPPRVSGNQPVTVTWRVRNAPQVSISELGKVPASGKSTFVPAKDTTLILTAQNGSERETDTRSVSVLGPEVKEFKFTPAQVKKGESSVLSWNVTNATEVTIDGLGTVEPRGQKTLTPRDEASATYVITATGAGGITKSANVRLDLVTPKPQFTQFEISPNPVRSDQKFKIIWKTRDASSVNVQYGQGAEDSAPQGETIKDAPPASTSITLTARNDAGDQVPVSKQLTVIPVDRAAEEAAAAAQAKAAAEKEAQAKEQADVKKITFTATPEQITGQGDVTLNWQAEGFQNVTILPLTGPMPNGRFDPTGTRVIEKVNTTRTYTLVLYLRNGKQLRLPRTVKVTPLPVAINAFTVSSAQLSAPGPVTLSWDVANTPAVRLAGLPGPLPGGKWPPKGNTTLTVNATRTFTLTAGAAEQRQTVQVRLPIPSIQAFTVTPTQITGSGVAVLAWNVQKTPSVRIDGVKGPNRDGSWPAQGRTTVPVNATRTFTLRAGTVTGTQTITVRAAPRAKINSFTASALTLSAPGQVTFTWDVANASAARLSGPAGQIDGSRSGGLWGARDSTRVLVSRSGTYTLSAGGEQRTQTITVKAAAAQTQSVTPTPPPVPNTPPNDVSGKGPIVTRFNASARTIQAGQSVTFNWYAVNTSTVRIDGIDGPLPPNGKITITPTVTHTYTLTADDKPYKTPITVTVTGDHQPDAYTDLAGTWIHPFGTVSIQNVDGRAATGTFTSTRPGVPTVPVALIFNGETLSATSPKVPEFSFVASIRSGRKTMLGTYTLKGEQERWCMYRPGTPRPAECR
- a CDS encoding VgrG-related protein, whose amino-acid sequence is MTRVKREALEGAVSTLYMNVDGRDMNPEQFRLIDEITVDSSLQLPDVATITLRDPGGSLIDDPSYRLGARLKVIAQVHGNQETVFDGELVEIEPRFTRATQQLRLRAFDRLHRLARGTNTRSFQNVSDMDLVKKLAGEAGMTARTGPASVVHPYVLQHNQTNLAFLRERAARLGYILYADGTTLHCEPVRGQDPIVLTWGDNLSEFLPRLSSLNQTSQSTVRSWDPRQKRSVVAQAQSGEGKAQISEETRSENVAQGAFRMSAPATSSTLIVRDQGYADAIAQAQRNRVAEQLIEARGTTAGYPRLTAGTTLDVRNVGQRFSGQYVASSVRHVYRNGEGYSTEFAVSGSQPDSLASLIRASSGSGHAGATPAAGLMIGIVTNNDDPDNLGRVKLKLPALTEEDETDWARVVGTANGANRGTHHTPEVNDEVLVGFEHGDIHHPYVIGGLWNGTDSPPRPTGKVIKNGTVIQRVYRTRLGHELTYDDPLDPDPPRITLQSSKKHALELNDDKKKPFTELRTAAGHRLTLMDDPKAPFVILRDKNGNEVKLDTRSNTLTITSTGRLELKARSGIRIDGGGGNVDVKGVMINLN
- a CDS encoding ATP-binding protein, whose product is MPAVPVPELVTDSQALRAACDQLSAQVLDVALSEQAEPDVRYVVPLPEEVKGTRLGGLQARLALSEFEAGVVALALATELFPDRMLSACAAALQVDGMYSAFLTPSLARRWLLGDEWTEAGAFQPDRPLVACHLLEFGTSANASVLEALVPVRLSAGALAFLRGEDTVAPEVRTVLGDLPQGGVLSPSQDATLRTLRRHLDRGGNERAALLYGPNPGGAQSLAAHLLAPTGQAALLDVGLLGTRPPEEQDVALRVLKRETHLRGIRLVVDATAPAPEGPGPEVLVDRVLTVAAGPVVVIAPDPLPLTADRAVLSVEVQPPTPAEQRERWMQALNLTSQAPLLRELGDQFQLSLEQIDRLAREARAALPANAGQGARLEAAWEAARGANRRLMGALAQRVDSRASWDDLVLPDADRMALQQIAAHVRHRSQVYEELGLARPGRGRSITALFSGPSGTGKTLSAEVLARELNLDLYRVDLSSTVSKYIGETEKNLKRIFDAADQGGCVLLFDEADSVFGKRGEVRDSNDRYANTQVNYLLQRLETFNGLAVLTTNLESSMDVAFMRRLQFVINFRAPQAAERERLWRGAFPATLETCDVDFARLAQAEVAGGNIRSVAMNAVFMAVARSVPLTQALVEEALHLEYRKLGRLVL